CGACATTCAACTTCAAACATCCATCACCCAAGGTAACTATAATAAGATACATTTTCTTGTGTTCTTCTTGGTCACAGGATACAGAACTGCACGCACAGCTTCAGCAAACACCTCACGAACACCCTCCTGATTCAATGCTGAGCACTCCAAGTATTTGACTGCTCCAATTTGTTTAGCCAGCGAAGTTCCCTGCTGTGGGGTAGTGGGAGCCAAGCTTTGctcttttaactttttaactGTTTCCAGGTCATTTCTCAAGTCTCTCTTCGTGCCCACTAAAAGAATGGGAACATTTGGACAGTGGTGAGAAACTTCAGGGTGCCATTTGTGCCTCACATTTGCATAGGAAGAGGGGCTCCCAATGGAGAAACAGATGACAAAAACATTGGTCTGAGGATAGGAAAGCGTGCGCAGGCGGTCATATTCCTCCTGGCCTGCTGTGTCCCAGAGATTCAGGCTGACTGTCCGGCCATCAACAGTCATTTGGGCACTGTAGTTGTCAAAGACAGTCGGGATATATTCCTCTGGGAATGCATTTGTGGTATAGCTGATGAGAAGACAAGTTTTTCCCACAGCACCATCTCCGACAACTACGCACTTTATAGTCTGCATTCTTCACCAAGAAACAAAGTCCTGcacaaagcaaggaaaaaaattaagaaaggcATGATGGTAATTTTAAAGGTAGGTTTTAacaagtgtttttaaaatggctAAAAATTTCTTATCACAACTAGACACACTCAGTGTCTCAGAAGCCATTATGAAGAGCTCACAGGCTATAAAGACAACAGTGAAATGGAGATCCAGTGAGTTGAGAGCTCAGTGACAACTGGCTGCATTCCAACCATGTAAGTACAAATTAGCCAAATTCCCACAGTCTTGCCTTACTGTCAGGCAGCTTCCCACAGGCAAAGGGACAAGTCCTTAGACCTCCAAGAATCACACTTCTTGTCTATATAATCTATTGCCCAAACAGTTTAGGCAAGGTCAAACAAGAGAGGtcaaaaaattacaaaataaaccaaGGTACTGGGCTGCACTCTACTGACTACTACTATAATTCACTCAATTCAGAATCAATCAGACCTCAAGAAACTGCATTATTTAGAGGACACCAATTAAAAGATTTAGAAAGTAGCATGAATAAAAGAAGCTATTATTTGAAATATAGCCATAGTATTCAGATAAGACTACATGaagaatttttctgaagaaagagcagaatATTCTCACTAATCAGTGACAGAACAAGCAGGACTTAATAGGCCTGAGCTACAATAAAGAATGCTTATACCAAGAATTAGAAAAATACATGCTGTAAAAGATGAACAATCAAACAGCCTTCCCAAACAGACTGGAGAACTGGTACATTTGACACTTAAAGGCTTCCCTATCACCTTCCTGATACATGAAGAGAAGGTTTGCTAATCAAACAGACATTGCCTAAAATTCAATTCATTCTAACCTTTCATCACATGAACATCACAAACTTTGAAAATAGCATGGAATAACTACAGGCTGTTGTATGCTGGAGCTTCCACTGCTAGCCTGAACAAGAAGGAACTTGAATCTGCCTTCTCACCCAAATGCCTTTGAGATACTGTACTATCAGTAACCCTCAACTTGCAACCAGCTGCCAATACTCTActtcaaacaaaagaaacaaatagtGGGTGTAACTGTATTGCATATGCCATGAAGAACACAGCACCATCAAAATAACAAAGGGAACAAGAAAATGAGCAATTGTGAAGTACTTCACTTACAGAAGTCATTAAACCCCCTCCCTCCAACTTCCTCTTCAAGATTATCCAAACAAATCAACTCAACACCATTTAAGTCTCAGCTCTGTCATTTTTGACTAAGTATCTATATCCACATACTGTTGTCTTTCCACTGGGAACACATATGATTCTTCTGTACTAAGTGAAAATAGACTACCTTAAGCAAAGCATAAAACTGCAACAGGCAACTCCTAACATCAGCTGTAGTCGCTACAAAATACAAGTGTTTAAGGAAGCAACAGTGTATATACAGACACACTATCAAAAAACAATCCGTGGGAAGCACCAGGAAGACCCATCAGGACATTGGACATCTGCAGGAAATTTGTAGGAAAATAAGCAGAGCgaagaagcagaagcagtttattctttttcaaagtGTCAGCAATTACATTTGTAAACAAACATCAATCACCTGAAATGAAATCTGAAGAGTACTTTTGATTTTTGGCAGAAAAGCATGCATGTGAGTTTCATCatacatcaaaaaaaaaatcagtcatcCCATTCAAGACTCCAGTCAAATATAAAGAGAGATGTGCATGCAACCACATACTGTAAAGGTAAGCAGTAAAATGAAGAACAGCACTGACCAGCAAAAGCTGGCAGCACCAAGTTCTTCATTTAATAGACCTAGGGGcacataaaagggaaaaaaaaagattttgaaatgtgaaattacttaaaacattagaaaattaacattttttgctttgaattatGAATAGAGTTTGAAGACTGCTACTGGCAGCATACATTACAAGATAATATTTCTGAACACAAAGGCTCCAAGTACTACAAGCAAACAGTGACAGTGAGCATATTTTAGTACTGTAACACTGCTCTATCTGGAGATGCAACAGTAATGCACCATCCTGGTCTCTACCACTGCTCTTCCTGTACAGCAGACCACTACCTGTTTTAAGACACTGTATGGTTTCTTTAGCAGCCTTCAGATCTTTCCAAACCCTGTTTCTCCTTCCCACCTCCTCAGCTGTGACCACACCACACTGAAAAAGGGTGAGGACTTGTTTCATCCTGTTTACAGAGTAGTACCCACGATCAACTGTGTTGGTACAACCAAGCCAGTGATGTGGTGGCAATTGAGTCATGGAAGGGAAACACCATATGCTGCTACTGCTTCTGAAGTACCATCAGACTGCAGCACAAAGAACAGGTTTTAAGCTTAATCCTGCTTTTACTTCGTATCATTGAACTGCTAGAGGATGTAATGCCAGAAACCTTAATGGTGACCAACAATTCCAGAgcaaaaggttttttccaagtgaACTAACTGTGCAACAGACCACAGTCACTAAGAAGTGACATCACAGAGATGGCAGAAGTAAATTAGCTGTATACATGcaataaaaaccaaactatAGAAACAGAAGCCTCATGGAAAACAAGATACAGGAAGCCTTTTATATGCCCAGTTCCTAGTTTCTaaaatcaacaaaaataaatacacagggTATCCCAGAATTGCACCCCTACCTGCATACACCAGGCACTGATATCTGGAGGGTCATCACACCAATACTGTAAGACAATACAAGTAGTTTTATATTACTGGTAAACTACAAAGCCCAATGTATCCTGTACCATCAGCAGCTAAAATAGCTTGATTCACACTGATTTAAAATGTCTAAAAGTGTGTTATACAAAGATTAtcttgttggttgtttttttttcaggaggtcATTAGACCTTTCAATTAAGAGAACAGTAAATAGTAAAGTAACAAAAaagtctgcaaaataaattctctttcaGAACATCAGTATCCTGAATTACCTGACCAAGACTTGGATTTTAGAAGAGCAACACTTATAATAGGAAATAACTCTATGCAAACATTGCAAAGGATCAGAATAAGGTAAAAAGGAGCTAGTAAACTTTTAAGTATGTTTCTCTGAAGGAATCCTTTAAAGTAGGCTGTCTTAGCTGAAGGAATAGAGGGGCATatgtaataaaaacaaatacacacCAAAGTACACATGATTTAGTACTGAAacacacaacaacaaaaaagagtgGAAAGAAGCTCCTATACTGCAGAAACCTGTATGTTGTGAGCAGGTGTAGTTTGGTTAAAGATTTACATATGGaagacaaagattttttttttttttaatttaaaccacAACCAAGTGAATAATATTACCTCCATCGGGCATTTTCTGCCAATTCCAATTATCACTTTATTGATAATGTATAAAGACTctacatctatttttttatcttctaaacAATTTGCTTAGCAATAAAAGTCTTAAAAGAAGCTGGGGTTCAAATTTGCattgaaaaatctttttacttCTCAAGGAGCCTTGAACTTGTCATTGCATGCTAtctgaatataaatatatgctggaaaaaaaatattctccaaaaataaaattaccaaCAAACCATTACCAAGAGCAGGAAAATTGGtttatggtttgtttggttttgtttttttttttttttttttggttttttttttttttttttttttttttttggtttttttttttttttgtgagctctgaaagaattttttgGGGAAAACCTGAGAGAGAACACAAAGTACAGCAATTTACAAGaactaaaaaaagagaaaatacagattaaCATGCCAACAGATCAAAAACAAGACTTagaatttagaaacaaaaaactggACACAAGCTTGAAAACCAGGCTTAAAGGTTAGTCagcaagagaaaggagagagcagaAAGTCCAAGGTAATTCTGGTTGCTAAGCTCTGCCAAAGAAAGGACTTTTGCTATAGTTAAGGTGGAAGATCCTAAGAACAGAAAGAGTTCTAGCAGTTACAGCAGAATGGGATTAATTTTCAAAGAACTAcgaaaaaaacaaccaaaaccaaatcaccCCAAAAAGAAGTGTTGTTCAGAACTATGTAGATGAGAGCTATTTCTACCTTGTCCATCAGTGCCTTTGAATTAGAAAACTGGCATTCCTGTTTGGGTTAGCTTCCTTCTGAGAAGATGCTGCAAAGTTTGCCTTCCCTACCTGCATACTTGGCACTTCCATTGGAATGTGCATGATTTCAATCGACGTGTAGAAACATTGTCTGAAGCTCTGCTCCCCTTCTGACCTAATTACATATTTTCTGGTATCATTAACATAGCTTGCTCTGCTATAACCCAGCTGGACATCTGCTGGTGAAATTCACCATTGGGATTccacccctcctccccacaAAGATATCGTAAGTGAAATCACAGGATGATTGTGTTCCATCAACATTTTTGtgtagcagagaaaaaaagtctagATCTGCCTTTTAATACTTCTGAAGGAAAGTTCCCTGTTTGctgagagaagggagaaaacagtgacagaaaacagcaagtAAACATGAATCTGaatttttcagggtttttccagatttttactttttatactTCTCGTACTTTGAAGAATTCTTAGCAAAGGAACTACTTCTTAGCAGAATATGTCTCTACCCTTGCTACGTTAACAACTGATGCCTCTTTGTTAGCTGGATTTTAGCTCTGATATTGCTCTTTGATAATGTCATTTTCATAGTTTGTCAGGTCTTCCATTATCTCTTTTCAGTCTGGAAAGGGAGTCATTTTGGCCAAGAATGAGAGGAAACACCCTAGGAGTTAAGCCAAAATCACCTGTACTGAGCTGTGTCATTCTGTTCAGCCACCACCTTTGATCAATCCCTCCTCGCTTCACAGACTCCTAAGTTTGATGCTGCTTTATCAGTAGCAAACAGAAGCAGATGCTAAGAAATCTAAACAACTTAACTGTTCATCTTTCAGTAACAAAAGCCAGATCAGAGATGATTCACTCTGCCTAATAAATGAAGTCAGGCAGAAACTTCCAACAACTAATTGGGTGAATAAGGTAGTTCAAAGTATATCCTACCATCCTCACCCAGGAAAAGGAGTTAAAGGACTTTTCATGTGTGCACCTTAGCCACCAGATCTGACAGGGAAAAGGGCTCTCAGCAATATAACCAAGACTGTGTTACTCTTCCGTAACAGTTCAGCTTACTTGCCATTGTTCTAGACAACTGCTGAATGAATGCACATGTGCCAAACTTTCAGGATGCATgccaagaaatacaaaaaaagttaaatagtAGACCTCATCCCTAATGCCCTTCAGCAATGAATGACCTACTTGGACTTCTCAGTGTCTTTCAAAGTTTTCACACTGCTTTCTGTCCTGCCATTTACctgcaagagaaacaaaagaggtCAACAGTCAGAGTGACAGTAGAGTGGCAAGTCTGCTTTCAGACAGAGGGCAGGAGTCGTGTAGTCAGTCCATGACCCAGAGCTCCATGTGATCAGGGAAACTTTCTGCAGAGCTCCACCTGGTGCTTCAGCTCCTATGCACATATCACTGATACCTAACAAGAGCTCAGTTCCCACTGCTTGTTTCCTCTGTGTGAATCCTAGAAAGGCCCTTCCCCTTCTGGTacaaaaagctgtttcaaagaaataaaagaaaccacCCATTCCCTTTCATATAATGTTTTGACCCCTGTCAAATTAGGGTGACATTGGCTTATtgatgtaaatttttttttttttcaggaatgaaACACAGAAGCTTTACAATGCAAACACTATTTCATAGGAAATGTGTTTGAAAAAGAAGTGGTCTGCATGAGGGGACCCCAACCACATAAATCTCAGTGCACCAACACACATACAAACACCTGTACTCCAAATTTTATAGTACAGCAATGGTACTAGTGTCCAAACATCAATGACCTTAAATTCTATTAATCCAAAATCAGTTATCTGATATTAAATACTTCCAACGGGCATTAGAAACAAGCTTGCTAAATAATTGCATGTCTGTGAAATAAGACATCAAGGTCTAGCTGCATAATCATGCAGGAATTGAAAACTAGGACTTCAGCAGAGATTTGGATCCCTAGAATATGTACGTGACATGTATCCTGCCATAATCAAAAGCTACACAGTATTAAACTTGGTTTTCCTCCTGTACATGATGTTACAAACACTGCAAGTTTATGGTACACAACAAGAGAACAGTTAAGCTGATGAAAGAGAGCTCTGTTGTGTCTGCTAAACGACTCCTGAAACCCCTCAGCACTCAGAATATTTTAGGCTACCTTGCACCACTCTTCCCAAGACAACAATTTGGTggtttttaaagagaagatCAAATA
This genomic stretch from Calypte anna isolate BGI_N300 chromosome 4, bCalAnn1_v1.p, whole genome shotgun sequence harbors:
- the RHOG gene encoding rho-related GTP-binding protein RhoG, with protein sequence MQTIKCVVVGDGAVGKTCLLISYTTNAFPEEYIPTVFDNYSAQMTVDGRTVSLNLWDTAGQEEYDRLRTLSYPQTNVFVICFSIGSPSSYANVRHKWHPEVSHHCPNVPILLVGTKRDLRNDLETVKKLKEQSLAPTTPQQGTSLAKQIGAVKYLECSALNQEGVREVFAEAVRAVLYPVTKKNTRKCILL